A single window of Saccharococcus thermophilus DNA harbors:
- a CDS encoding helix-turn-helix domain-containing protein — protein sequence MIRIKLAELLGKHKMRVTDLAEEIEVHKNTLYRLYNESSTRVDLEVLEKICDYFKIELSELMEYDPQYIRPSAERKKTSSS from the coding sequence ATGATTAGAATAAAATTAGCGGAGTTGTTGGGTAAACATAAAATGAGGGTTACTGATCTTGCTGAAGAAATTGAAGTGCATAAAAATACTCTTTATCGGTTGTACAATGAATCTAGCACACGCGTTGATTTAGAGGTTTTAGAGAAGATCTGTGATTACTTTAAAATTGAATTGAGTGAGCTAATGGAATATGATCCCCAATACATCAGACCGTCTGCAGAAAGGAAAAAAACATCCTCCAGTTGA